A genomic window from Euleptes europaea isolate rEulEur1 chromosome 9, rEulEur1.hap1, whole genome shotgun sequence includes:
- the SRD5A3 gene encoding polyprenol reductase — MLSGLWLALAAGFLAALLALQWLPPPPGSPSLSLAGLFHDLVRYGKTKSGCRRRPAWLQYLDVPKRWFYHFYVVAVVWNGILLLWLIQSLFFSRPFPVWFQDLLNVLDEGSQDWNRDSYIKGHGGESLSALLVCLFVWLNSCRRLWECLHISVFSTGVIHVVQYCFGLIYYVLVGLTVLGQVPPSVRAGRGDRLTVCWYHVLGSLVFVWASVHQQRCLVILANLRKNKSGEVVSLDHHLPFGDWFEMVSCPHYFDEVLIYVSMGVTFGFNNVTWWLVVTYVLFNQAVSAVLCHEFYLSNFKHYPKHRKAYIPFLF; from the exons ATGCTGAGCGGGCTGTGGCTGGCGCTGGCTGCGGGTTTCCTGGCCGCGCTGCTCGCCCTGCAGTGGCTGCCGCCTCCGCCCGGATCTCCCTCGCTCAGCCTTGCGGGGCTCTTCCACGACCTGGTCCGCTACGGGAAGACCAAGAGCGGCTGCAGGCGGCGCCCAGCCTGGCTGCAGTACTTGGATGTGCCGAAGAG ATGGTTCTATCACTTCTATGTTGTGGCCGTGGTCTGGAACGGCATCCTGCTCCTGTGGCTTATCCAAAGCCTGTTCTTCTCAAGGCCCTTCCCAGTTTGGTTTCAGGATTTGCTCAACGTTCTTGACGAAGGATCCCAGGACTGGAACAGAG ATAGTTACATCAA ggggcatg GTGGCGAGTCCCTCTCTGCTCTCCTTGTTTGCCTTTTTGTCTGGCTGAACAGCTGTAGGCGGCTCTGGGAGTGTCTTCACATCAGCGTATTCTCCACAGGAGTCATCCACGTCGTACAGTATTGCTTTGGACTCATTTACTATGTACTGGTGGGCTTAACAGTGTTAGGTCAAGTGCCACCTAGCGTCCGGGCAG GGAGAGGGGACAGGTTGACCGTCTGCTGGTACCATGTCCTTGGATCCCTGGTGTTTGTTTGGGCCTCAGTTCATCAACAGAGATGTCTTGTGATTCTAGCAAATCTGAGGAAAAATAAATCGG GAGAGGTGGTGAGCTTGGACCATCACCTTCCTTTTGGTGACTGGTTTGAAATGGTGTCATGTCCACACTACTTTGACGAAGTCCTGATATACGTATCGATGGGTGTTACATTTGGCTTTAACAACGTAACCTGGTGGCTCGTGGTGACGTACGTGCTTTTTAACCAGGCCGTGAGTGCCGTGTTGTGCCATGAATTCTACCTGAGCAACTTCAAGCACTATCCAAAGCATCGGAAAGCATACATACCTTTTCTCTTTTAA